A genomic stretch from Burkholderia pyrrocinia includes:
- a CDS encoding MFS transporter: MNADTGLPLPQRYWAIVCVALGITLAVLDGAIANVALPTIARDLHASDAASIWIVNAYQLAVTITLLPLASLGERIGYRRIYIAGLALFTAASLGCALAGSLPMLAVMRVIQGFGAAGIMSVNAALVRMIYPSSMLGRGLSINAMVVALSSAIGPTVASAILSFASWPWLFAVNVPIGIAAVLGSLRALPANPLHDAPYDFPSALMNACVFGLLITAVDGLGHGERHVYVAAELIVAFVVGYFFVKRQLSQPAPLLPVDLMRIPMFALSVYTSTASFTSQMLAFVALPFWLQNSLGFSQVETGLYMTPWPLVIVFAAPLAGVLSDRYSAGILGGIGLALFAAGLLSLATIGAHPGTVDIVWRMALCGAGFGLFQSPNNRAMLSSAPRERSGGAGGMLSTARLTGQTLGAALVALIFGLAPDRGPTVALYVATAFAAVAAVVSMLRIASPRPDAAA; encoded by the coding sequence ATGAACGCCGATACCGGCCTGCCGCTTCCGCAACGCTACTGGGCGATCGTCTGCGTCGCACTGGGCATCACGCTCGCCGTGCTCGACGGCGCGATCGCGAACGTCGCACTGCCGACCATCGCGCGCGACCTGCACGCATCCGACGCCGCGTCGATCTGGATCGTCAACGCGTACCAGCTCGCGGTCACGATCACGCTGCTGCCGCTCGCGTCGCTCGGCGAGCGCATCGGCTATCGCCGCATCTACATCGCCGGGCTCGCGCTGTTCACCGCGGCGTCGCTCGGCTGCGCGCTCGCCGGCTCGCTGCCGATGCTGGCCGTGATGCGCGTGATCCAGGGCTTCGGTGCGGCCGGCATCATGAGCGTCAACGCGGCGCTCGTGCGGATGATCTACCCTTCGTCGATGCTCGGGCGCGGCCTGTCGATCAATGCGATGGTGGTCGCGCTGTCGTCGGCGATCGGGCCGACGGTCGCGTCCGCGATCCTGTCGTTCGCGTCGTGGCCGTGGCTGTTCGCGGTCAACGTGCCGATCGGCATCGCCGCGGTACTCGGCAGCCTGCGCGCGCTGCCGGCCAACCCGCTGCACGACGCGCCGTACGATTTTCCGAGCGCGCTGATGAACGCGTGCGTGTTCGGCCTGCTGATCACGGCCGTCGACGGGCTCGGCCACGGCGAACGTCATGTGTACGTCGCGGCCGAGCTGATCGTCGCGTTCGTCGTCGGCTACTTCTTCGTGAAACGCCAACTGTCGCAGCCGGCGCCGCTTTTGCCCGTCGACCTGATGCGCATCCCGATGTTCGCGCTGTCGGTCTATACGTCGACGGCGTCGTTCACGTCGCAGATGCTCGCGTTCGTCGCGCTGCCGTTCTGGCTGCAGAATTCGCTCGGCTTCTCGCAGGTCGAGACCGGCCTGTACATGACGCCGTGGCCGCTCGTGATCGTGTTCGCCGCGCCGCTCGCGGGCGTGCTGTCGGACCGCTATTCGGCCGGCATCCTCGGCGGGATCGGGCTCGCGCTGTTCGCGGCCGGGCTGCTGTCGCTCGCGACGATCGGCGCGCACCCGGGCACCGTCGACATCGTGTGGCGGATGGCGCTGTGCGGCGCAGGCTTCGGATTGTTCCAGTCGCCGAACAACCGCGCGATGCTGTCGTCGGCGCCGCGCGAGCGCAGCGGCGGCGCCGGCGGCATGCTGAGCACCGCGCGACTGACGGGCCAGACGCTCGGCGCCGCGCTCGTCGCGCTGATTTTCGGGCTCGCGCCCGATCGCGGGCCGACGGTCGCGCTCTATGTCGCTACGGCCTTCGCGGCGGTGGCCGCGGTCGTGAGCATGCTGCGCATCGCGTCGCCGCGGCCGGACGCGGCGGCCTGA